A single uncultured Methanolobus sp. DNA region contains:
- a CDS encoding transglutaminase-like domain-containing protein gives MKIKLTDTQSKVVQFSFAIFLLLVYLLLMLASQYSYLPDYDKDEISYHLNRTGEKIRLASDNDTEKTQIIIDWENGLFLKPFYFTKSSILRDYLLRFSYRDPQWFVYIRRANCEERALIFEDMANRTNLTYRKVGIDGFIDPINYRTENHRWTEVWINNSWQIADSGFNLWYPKNNQSYFTVEKNYLIGKVVVFDDNGSFNDCTDLYVNRTGILKINALREGNPIENATVSIKLNYENLTCNVVGGNRLKLNTNKSGDCEVVLGVYDNTSYTVIVEEPKQFYKYTGTEDVIIKDGENYLAINVDNLKLNL, from the coding sequence ATGAAAATAAAATTAACTGATACTCAATCAAAAGTTGTTCAATTTTCATTTGCCATATTTTTATTGCTTGTGTACTTATTACTAATGTTAGCTTCACAGTATTCGTACCTTCCGGATTATGATAAAGATGAAATCAGTTACCACTTAAACAGAACCGGTGAAAAGATCCGCCTGGCATCAGATAATGATACCGAAAAAACACAGATCATTATAGATTGGGAAAATGGTTTGTTCTTAAAGCCCTTTTACTTTACCAAGTCTAGCATTTTACGTGACTACCTTCTTCGTTTTAGTTACAGGGATCCACAGTGGTTTGTCTATATTCGAAGGGCAAACTGTGAAGAAAGAGCATTGATTTTTGAAGATATGGCCAACAGGACAAATCTAACATACAGAAAAGTGGGCATTGATGGCTTTATAGACCCTATTAATTATAGAACGGAAAATCACCGATGGACAGAAGTATGGATTAACAACTCATGGCAAATAGCAGACTCTGGGTTCAACCTGTGGTATCCGAAAAACAACCAATCATATTTTACAGTTGAAAAAAACTATTTAATAGGAAAAGTTGTCGTTTTTGATGATAATGGTAGTTTCAATGATTGCACAGATTTATATGTGAATAGAACAGGCATTTTGAAGATTAATGCATTAAGAGAAGGAAATCCTATTGAAAATGCAACTGTATCAATCAAATTGAACTATGAAAATCTGACATGCAATGTTGTTGGAGGAAACAGGCTAAAACTGAATACCAACAAATCAGGTGATTGTGAAGTAGTTCTTGGAGTTTACGACAATACATCCTATACTGTTATAGTGGAGGAGCCAAAACAATTCTATAAGTATACTGGGACTGAAGATGTTATTATCAAAGACGGAGAGAATTATTTAGCAATAAATGTCGATAATCTAAAATTGAATTTATGA
- a CDS encoding helicase-related protein, whose protein sequence is MNELNLTNIHSWQYSTIHKSPCKIIEEQNLWGNVVYRIWLPNQDTVFRVPQSALRPLAANVQPEIEANRITYVAAAAKVAEVLEGGSHDSDGPVLLAPMESNVIPLPHQIRVLSRAVSGDKVRYLLADEVGLGKTIEAGLIMRELKLRGLVRRILVVAPKGLATQWVSEMHTHFNEDFQLVFGEDLATIKRIISGNHSRYWAQGTKLRFLDEPDELQHANPWRMFDQVIVSLDSVKPMDKRRGWSQERIDEYNRSRFEDLITAGWDLVVVDESHRLGGSTDQVARYKLGRGLAEAAPYLLLLSATPHQGKSDAFHRLISLLDDKTFPDMDSVTRERVAPYVIRTEKRKAVDGEGKPLFKPRVTKMVPVTWEERHRSQQMLYEAVTEYVREGYNQALREKKQHIGFLMILMQRLVVSSTRAIRTTLERRLEVLKDTELRTSQRLEEITGSSDDLDELYDMDGQELLDELLKSRISAMQNERAQVEKLLDAAYKCEQEGPDAKAETLIEWIYQLQADENEADLKLLIFTEFVPTQQMLKEFLEARGISVVTLNGSMDMDERKKVQDDFCNKVRVLISTDAGGEGLNLQFCHVIINYDIPWNPMRLEQRIGRVDRIGQMKIVRAINFLFQDSIEFRVREVLEQKLSVILDEFGIDKTGDVLDSAQAGELFEGIFASAILDPNNVEASVDYTVSKIREEIHEICESSPIYGISEEPDLQTAERLRSHPLPHWVERMTVGYLNSHGGQAIRKRDSWELKWPDSKVSLKCTFSSSVAEFNTDVSLLNLEDNKIRGLALNLPLIASGQPIPCISIDELSPSISGLWGLFEIRLLAGTHNNSHTMTIPQIRRRYLSVFVSDEGKLFLPTARHIWDIMQTTDLNVLCSLDHKASVNAYEKLVNAAESAGKEVFDILQQNHNSAIEHEETRGYHAFTARRKAIERIGLPEVRQYRLDKCISEENEWKEELEIARQTVPEIKPLLLMQIQRRDI, encoded by the coding sequence ATGAATGAATTAAATCTCACTAATATCCATTCTTGGCAATACTCCACCATCCACAAATCACCCTGCAAAATAATCGAAGAACAAAACCTGTGGGGAAATGTAGTTTATCGTATCTGGCTTCCAAATCAGGATACTGTGTTCAGGGTTCCACAATCAGCATTGCGACCATTAGCTGCAAATGTACAGCCGGAGATTGAAGCAAACCGAATTACGTATGTCGCTGCAGCAGCAAAGGTAGCTGAAGTGCTGGAGGGCGGTTCACATGATTCGGATGGACCTGTGCTGCTGGCACCGATGGAGTCTAATGTCATTCCGCTTCCACATCAGATACGTGTTCTCTCAAGGGCTGTTTCAGGAGATAAGGTGCGGTACCTGCTGGCTGATGAAGTTGGTCTTGGAAAGACCATTGAAGCCGGGCTTATCATGCGTGAGCTCAAATTGAGAGGACTTGTTCGTCGTATACTGGTTGTTGCGCCGAAAGGTCTGGCTACACAGTGGGTCAGTGAGATGCATACGCACTTCAACGAGGATTTCCAGCTTGTTTTCGGCGAAGACCTTGCAACGATAAAAAGAATAATCAGTGGTAACCATTCTCGCTATTGGGCACAGGGTACCAAGCTCCGGTTCCTGGATGAACCTGATGAACTGCAGCATGCAAATCCATGGAGGATGTTCGATCAGGTGATAGTATCCCTTGACTCTGTCAAGCCCATGGATAAACGCAGAGGATGGAGTCAGGAACGTATTGATGAGTATAACCGCTCCAGATTTGAAGATCTGATCACTGCCGGGTGGGATCTGGTCGTTGTTGATGAATCACACAGGTTAGGAGGCAGTACGGATCAGGTTGCCAGATATAAACTTGGAAGAGGACTTGCAGAAGCTGCACCGTATCTTCTATTGCTTTCAGCAACACCACATCAGGGAAAAAGTGATGCATTTCATCGTTTGATAAGTCTATTGGATGATAAGACATTCCCAGACATGGATAGTGTCACCCGTGAACGAGTAGCACCTTATGTTATCCGTACAGAGAAACGCAAAGCAGTTGATGGAGAAGGTAAGCCGCTGTTCAAACCTCGTGTTACAAAGATGGTACCGGTTACATGGGAAGAACGACATAGATCACAGCAGATGCTCTATGAAGCCGTAACAGAATACGTCCGTGAAGGGTATAACCAGGCACTAAGAGAAAAGAAGCAGCATATTGGCTTCCTGATGATACTCATGCAAAGGCTTGTGGTTTCAAGTACAAGGGCTATTCGAACTACACTGGAACGTCGGCTTGAGGTTCTGAAAGACACAGAACTTCGAACTTCTCAGCGTTTGGAAGAAATAACTGGTTCCAGTGATGACTTAGATGAACTTTACGACATGGATGGGCAGGAATTGCTTGATGAGCTTCTCAAATCCCGTATTTCTGCCATGCAAAATGAAAGAGCCCAGGTCGAAAAACTTCTTGATGCTGCCTACAAATGTGAGCAGGAAGGACCTGACGCCAAGGCAGAAACACTGATAGAATGGATATATCAGCTCCAGGCTGATGAGAATGAAGCAGACCTCAAATTACTGATATTTACCGAATTCGTCCCAACTCAGCAGATGCTTAAAGAATTCCTTGAAGCTCGAGGTATCTCTGTAGTAACACTCAACGGTTCCATGGATATGGATGAAAGGAAAAAGGTTCAGGATGATTTCTGCAACAAAGTTCGTGTACTCATCTCTACCGATGCAGGTGGTGAAGGTCTCAACCTGCAGTTCTGTCATGTTATCATAAACTATGACATTCCTTGGAATCCAATGAGACTGGAACAACGTATCGGTCGTGTGGATCGTATAGGCCAGATGAAGATTGTAAGAGCGATAAATTTCCTTTTCCAGGATTCAATAGAATTTAGGGTCAGGGAAGTCCTGGAGCAGAAGCTCTCAGTCATTCTGGATGAATTTGGTATCGACAAAACCGGCGATGTGCTTGACTCTGCTCAGGCTGGAGAATTATTCGAAGGTATTTTTGCTTCTGCAATTCTTGATCCCAATAATGTTGAAGCTTCAGTTGATTATACAGTATCCAAGATTCGAGAAGAGATTCATGAGATTTGTGAATCATCACCGATTTATGGTATATCAGAAGAACCTGACTTACAAACCGCAGAACGTCTCCGCTCTCATCCATTGCCTCATTGGGTCGAACGTATGACAGTAGGTTACCTAAACTCTCACGGTGGTCAGGCAATACGCAAAAGAGATTCATGGGAACTTAAGTGGCCTGACAGTAAAGTTTCTTTGAAGTGTACTTTTAGTTCAAGTGTAGCCGAATTCAATACTGATGTTTCGTTACTTAATCTGGAAGATAATAAGATCAGAGGATTAGCTCTCAATCTACCATTGATTGCATCAGGACAACCGATACCATGTATTTCTATAGATGAATTATCACCCAGTATATCCGGTCTGTGGGGACTGTTCGAGATTCGCTTGCTTGCGGGCACACACAATAACAGTCATACCATGACAATTCCACAAATAAGAAGAAGATATCTAAGTGTTTTTGTTTCTGACGAAGGAAAGCTGTTCCTTCCAACTGCTCGTCATATCTGGGATATCATGCAGACAACAGATCTAAATGTTTTGTGTTCTCTTGACCACAAAGCATCAGTAAATGCATATGAGAAACTTGTCAATGCTGCCGAATCTGCCGGGAAGGAAGTATTTGATATACTCCAGCAGAACCATAATTCTGCCATCGAACATGAAGAAACAAGAGGCTACCATGCATTTACAGCAAGGAGAAAAGCTATTGAGCGGATTGGTCTTCCCGAAGTTCGTCAATACCGTCTGGACAAATGCATCTCTGAAGAGAACGAATGGAAAGAAGAGCTTGAAATTGCAAGGCAGACTGTACCTGAGATAAAACCACTATTGTTAATGCAAATACAAAGGAGAGACATATGA
- the pglZ gene encoding BREX-3 system phosphatase PglZ: MSTGSWRDIILREFIPNVSKLTIVSDPDDLLTEERLSVELKNRGFDLIDFNDPVEFRYAYESGYRSLWDQGIQTKQGVILRLHNSELDDLPNDLLKAGRELPFNLGAIFPNLSYSVIEKLDRSFLDELFDAQTKYSPNKLGDNATKDFILLHVFGIAANLINNDVELLRTLLRIHYNKLKIPPVLCDRLVQLLKDNNRFHDWPLDTIVFDDGAFFAFLQERWPAFLDVLAHGNQIIKETSAYNLKYTGPITLPFNHEDIRIYVDNLFVEGKLMPVQKADISIESNPWIISGISKTYDTDPELRINSLIGILEKTLHASEFRYSEWIDFAMKWAELRALIHTTDQKEKLEKFNQINDLVNTNFTNWLISHCASLINLPPTNPAMLHHVPRCMARELESERDMKLALVVVDGLSLDQWVSVKKVLHEKKPDLVLRESATFAWIPTLTSVSRQAVFSGKPPIYYPKSINTTNNESNLWRQFWEEIGISRLEIGYQRSLGDGNVSEILDEILNIDQTKIIGLVVDKVDKIMHGMQLGASGMHNQIRQWCKEGFLSSLIGYLLDHDYQVWLTSDHGNIECSGKGSPSEGAIAETRGERVRVYPTPELRDSVAKTLPFAVKWNPIGLPPAYFPLVAEGSDAFVKEGEVIVGHGGISIEEVIVPLVTFEKRTH; encoded by the coding sequence ATGAGTACAGGTAGTTGGAGAGACATTATACTCCGCGAGTTCATACCAAACGTAAGCAAACTTACCATAGTAAGTGACCCTGATGACCTGCTTACCGAAGAAAGACTCTCTGTTGAACTCAAAAACCGCGGTTTTGATCTAATTGATTTCAATGATCCTGTTGAATTCCGGTATGCCTATGAGTCAGGATACAGAAGCTTATGGGATCAGGGAATACAAACCAAACAGGGAGTCATACTTAGGCTACATAACTCCGAGCTAGATGATTTGCCTAATGATCTCCTCAAAGCCGGAAGAGAATTACCCTTCAATCTAGGAGCCATTTTTCCCAATCTCAGCTATTCAGTTATCGAAAAACTGGATCGCAGTTTTTTAGATGAGTTATTTGATGCTCAAACCAAATATTCTCCAAATAAGCTTGGTGACAATGCTACCAAGGATTTTATACTTTTACATGTTTTTGGAATTGCAGCAAATCTTATCAACAACGATGTAGAACTACTTCGTACACTACTTAGGATTCATTACAATAAGCTCAAAATACCGCCGGTCTTGTGCGATCGATTAGTTCAGCTATTAAAAGATAACAATCGTTTTCATGACTGGCCACTTGATACTATCGTCTTCGATGATGGAGCTTTTTTTGCATTTCTACAGGAACGTTGGCCTGCTTTCCTTGATGTGCTGGCTCATGGAAACCAGATAATCAAAGAAACTTCAGCTTACAATCTGAAATATACAGGACCAATAACATTACCATTTAATCATGAGGACATCCGTATTTACGTTGATAATCTATTTGTTGAAGGCAAACTCATGCCAGTTCAAAAAGCAGACATTAGTATCGAAAGCAATCCCTGGATCATAAGTGGCATATCTAAAACGTATGACACTGATCCTGAGCTTCGTATTAACAGCCTTATCGGGATTCTCGAAAAAACACTTCATGCTTCTGAGTTCCGTTACTCAGAATGGATTGACTTCGCTATGAAATGGGCAGAATTAAGAGCTCTTATTCATACAACAGACCAAAAGGAAAAACTTGAAAAATTCAATCAAATCAATGATCTTGTAAATACTAACTTTACAAATTGGCTTATTAGCCATTGTGCTAGCCTGATCAACCTTCCTCCTACAAATCCTGCTATGCTTCATCATGTTCCTCGTTGTATGGCAAGGGAACTGGAATCTGAGAGGGACATGAAGTTAGCACTTGTTGTTGTTGATGGTCTTTCCCTTGACCAATGGGTCTCCGTTAAAAAAGTACTTCATGAAAAAAAACCTGATCTTGTCTTGAGAGAATCAGCGACTTTTGCTTGGATACCTACGTTGACATCTGTATCAAGACAGGCTGTTTTTTCGGGTAAACCGCCTATTTACTATCCTAAATCAATTAACACAACAAATAATGAAAGCAACCTATGGAGGCAGTTCTGGGAAGAAATAGGCATATCACGCTTGGAAATTGGTTACCAGCGTAGCTTGGGAGATGGCAATGTTAGTGAAATACTTGATGAAATCTTAAATATCGATCAAACCAAAATCATTGGTTTGGTTGTTGACAAGGTTGATAAGATAATGCATGGAATGCAGTTAGGTGCTTCAGGAATGCATAATCAGATCAGACAATGGTGTAAGGAAGGATTTCTTTCCTCTCTCATTGGATACCTTTTAGATCATGATTATCAGGTGTGGCTAACATCCGATCACGGTAATATAGAATGTAGTGGAAAAGGAAGTCCTTCTGAGGGAGCTATAGCTGAAACACGTGGTGAAAGGGTAAGAGTTTATCCGACTCCCGAACTGAGAGATTCGGTCGCCAAAACATTACCTTTTGCAGTAAAATGGAATCCAATAGGTCTACCTCCTGCTTATTTCCCGCTGGTGGCTGAAGGAAGCGATGCATTTGTAAAGGAAGGAGAAGTCATAGTTGGGCATGGTGGAATCTCCATAGAAGAAGTTATTGTACCACTTGTTACGTTTGAAAAGAGGACTCATTGA
- a CDS encoding metal-dependent hydrolase produces the protein MPNFNVHFTVGIIVGILTLSILHGQNDFLSGSLSILVAIALSTVGSILPDIIEPATNPHHRRFFHSFFVLIITGLLSYHLLTGANSANMFMIGFLGAGYVSHLVLDATTPESLPLIRIDNQLLIVVKD, from the coding sequence ATGCCTAATTTTAATGTTCATTTCACAGTTGGTATCATAGTTGGAATATTAACTCTTAGCATACTGCATGGTCAAAATGATTTTCTGTCCGGTTCATTGTCAATCCTTGTTGCAATAGCACTTTCAACTGTTGGGTCTATCTTACCTGATATAATAGAACCAGCCACGAACCCGCATCATAGACGTTTCTTTCATTCATTTTTTGTACTCATAATAACTGGTCTTCTTAGCTACCATTTGTTGACTGGTGCGAACTCAGCAAATATGTTCATGATTGGATTCCTGGGAGCAGGATATGTGTCACATCTGGTTTTAGATGCAACCACACCTGAAAGCTTGCCATTGATCAGAATTGATAATCAGTTGTTAATTGTCGTAAAAGATTGA